Proteins encoded within one genomic window of Xylophilus sp. GOD-11R:
- a CDS encoding FAD-dependent oxidoreductase produces the protein MTTTGRRVCVLGAGIVGCATAYALARAGWEVSLVDAHGRAGEGASKANGGQLSYSYVEPLATPSALRALPGWLVLSDSPLRWRPRAEIAHLRWLAAFIAACRWPRVRATTDALLGLSFLGRRVLHGWLDENPGLADQARHARPGKLVIFRKAEARASAERQIGWQRHHGCDQRIVEPDECIALEPALGATGGGAIAFGVWTGDEEVADAARLAEGLARASGATLLLGRRALGFELRAGRVAALRCDDGPIEADHFVLAGGPAAPELLRPLGMRLPIEAIRGYSVTLPIVDAGAAPRVSITDNGRKLVHARLGDRLRVAGFAELCGPHPAIDPRRIEALLRAVEQTFPGACDFSHPQPWAGLRPATPGGRPMLGRSRVSNLWINAGHGALGLTLAPGSAAQLAALMSGEAPPLAASLFRVPS, from the coding sequence CACCGCCTACGCGTTGGCACGCGCAGGCTGGGAGGTGAGCCTGGTCGATGCCCACGGCCGCGCAGGCGAGGGCGCGAGCAAGGCCAATGGCGGCCAGCTCAGCTACAGCTATGTAGAGCCGCTGGCCACGCCTTCGGCCTTGCGGGCCTTGCCGGGCTGGCTGGTGCTGTCCGACAGCCCGCTGCGCTGGCGCCCGCGCGCCGAAATCGCGCATCTGCGCTGGCTCGCCGCGTTCATCGCCGCCTGCCGCTGGCCCCGGGTGCGCGCGACCACCGACGCGCTGCTGGGACTGTCCTTCCTCGGCCGGCGGGTGCTGCACGGCTGGCTCGACGAAAACCCGGGGCTGGCCGACCAGGCCCGTCACGCCCGCCCGGGCAAGCTGGTGATCTTTCGCAAGGCAGAAGCGCGGGCGTCGGCCGAGCGGCAGATCGGCTGGCAGCGCCACCATGGCTGCGACCAGCGCATCGTGGAGCCGGACGAATGCATCGCGCTGGAGCCCGCGCTGGGCGCGACGGGCGGTGGCGCCATCGCCTTCGGGGTGTGGACCGGCGACGAGGAAGTCGCCGACGCCGCCCGGCTGGCCGAAGGGCTGGCCCGTGCGAGTGGCGCGACGCTGCTGCTGGGCCGGCGTGCGCTGGGCTTCGAGCTGCGCGCAGGCCGCGTGGCTGCCCTGCGCTGCGACGATGGCCCGATCGAAGCCGATCACTTCGTGCTGGCCGGCGGCCCGGCGGCCCCCGAGTTGCTGCGCCCGCTCGGCATGCGTCTGCCGATCGAGGCGATCCGCGGCTACAGCGTCACGCTGCCGATCGTGGATGCGGGGGCCGCGCCGCGAGTGAGCATCACCGACAACGGCCGCAAGCTGGTCCACGCGCGGCTGGGCGACCGGCTGCGGGTGGCGGGTTTCGCCGAGCTGTGCGGGCCGCATCCGGCGATCGACCCGCGCCGCATCGAGGCACTGCTGCGCGCGGTGGAGCAGACCTTTCCCGGCGCGTGCGATTTCTCGCATCCTCAGCCCTGGGCGGGCCTTCGCCCGGCCACGCCCGGCGGCCGGCCGATGCTGGGGCGCAGCCGGGTTTCCAATCTGTGGATCAATGCCGGCCACGGAGCGCTCGGCCTCACGCTGGCGCCGGGCAGCGCCGCGCAGCTGGCGGCGCTCATGTCGGGCGAGGCGCCGCCGCTTGCGGCCTCGCTGTTTCGCGTGCCGTCCTGA